DNA sequence from the Cottoperca gobio chromosome 10, fCotGob3.1, whole genome shotgun sequence genome:
GTTAAAAAATACACCTACAGCACCTCAAATGAGCACTaataatgttgtttaatgtgtacaaaaaatgaaaatgacgaGTTCCAGccgtaaaaaaaacacacaaaacattttgttttttgcaaacAATAATTCAATGAGATTTGACAGGcagagtcaggctagctgtttcccgccgtttccagtcgttatgctaagctaagctaagctaaccatcttctggctgtagcttcatatttactgtacagacatgagtagtatcaatcttctcatttaaagcTCTGCAGGTAACCAAATGAGCCGAACTATTCTTTAAATCCTCTCGTCTTACCCctccaggttgggaaccactggactaatTAGAGTATAAACGTTGGCATTTCTCATTTTAACACTGCATCAGTGGTTAGAACGGATCTCATGGGCTTCTCTGTTGGTCGACCTCAGTTGCATTTGATGGTGCAACTGTTATGATAAGGCACTGTTACTACTAGTGTCTACTATCATCAGAAGTCAGACCTTTTCCTCTCACACATACAATGGACTGAGCGTCTCCTGGATAAAAGACTTTAACTGTACGTTAAGCAATTTCATCTATTTCAGAGCACCGGTGTCACACTGCATCCTCGATATATAAAAATGGAAGGACAGGCGTTGGTCTGtatcacttaaaaaaaagaagaagatgcatGTAAGTAATAACAGTACTGAATGCAGCAATATCAGAATACAAGGTCGATTTTGACTTGCATGGAAGGAGCCTTTAGGATATCTCAGTTAAGGATTTGCTTGTCCTCCCCCTGCCTGGACATCATGTGTACTTACTGCTGTCAACCCTTCTCATCAAAAAGCTGCTTGTCCAGCCTTCTCATGGTTTGCATAGGACATGTAATATGCACACAACAGATGATaaatgactgtatgtatgaagTTTTATACATGTCCAGAAGTAATATTGTCTTTGCCAGACACTTGCAAGGAATATATTTGAACTGGCCTCTCACAATAAATGTCATTACGcaattttaattaaagaacAAAAGTAGTACTGACAATCAGAGCGACCCACAGGTGACCTGCGGGGATGTCATACACTTGGAgagtttttttttccctctctgcagTTCTTCCTGCAGCTTCTCCCCCTGCGTGTCTTTTCCATGCAGTGTTCAGAGGAAGCTGCTGACTTTCCATTAAATCAATGGATCCTgctctgtcaatcaaacagctCTGCAGCTActggtgaggagaggagggaagaggaggagctacCGCAGAAACTCCGCTCTTCTGGTGGAATGTAGGGCGGGCGTCGGAGAATAACTGAGTCACCCACACGGTAATCACACATTGATTAATAATGTTTCAGCTCCTGAACAGGCAGGATGCCGGGGGAGGGGCTACGACGAGAGCCGCCCCCTCATGCAGCTAATGGGCTTTGTCCTTGGCGACGGATGCTTCTGCATCAGCCTCGGGTAGGACCTTTGGAGTTTCCTCTTTGGGAGAGGTTCTCTTCTCTGCTGAGGCGGCAATGCTCGGCTTGGCATCAtcaggtgtgtgcatgttgagGATGAGTGGAGCTGTGATTTTCTgtagagaagagacagagagagccacTGATGAGAAactgagctgcagcagagcagcgCAGGAATGATTACATGCAGACAACAAGCATGTCATTTGTTTCAAGCGATAACTGGCTAAACTGTTTCACTGTTTTAGGATTATTACTAGAGCTGCATGATGAGGAAAATATGTGATAACTTTGTTGAATATTGCAATAATGATATTTAttgtgataaataaacagatattctcagttctgctgctttcagtatattgttaaaatacaataacttgcttgttgaattaaaaaaaaaaaatgatattgtACAAACTGTACACAAAAAGGCATCAATAGACAAACAATGatagtttacattttaaagtgcaattCAAAATCCTTGAGTGCAATATCACAGTTGTCCGCAATGCGTTTATCCTTGACgatgaaaaacaatatattctgCAGACTTAATTATAACACACGTCTAGCAGATCAGAACTCTTCTCTACCCACTATATAACAAATCaatgaaacaacaacattaaaaaaaatagccACTGGATGTTGCTAACAATGACACAGTTTTATGATCACTCAGCATTTAAGAGTTACACTCAGGTAAAAATCtctatttattaatattaagatTAAAAAgtagcaaaaacacacattagtgACATGtgactaagtacatttactcaaattaagtacaattttgaggtacttgtactttacttgagtatttccattttatgctactttatacttctactccacatctcagagggaaatattgtacttttaactccactactattatatatatatatatatatatatatatatatatatatatatatatatatatatatatatatatatatatatatatatatatatatatatatatatatatatatatatatatatatatatatatatatatatatatatatatatatatatatatatatatatatatatatatatatagttattttgcagatttatattattaaaacaaaatagatTTGTGCGCCCCAGTAGCTCATCTGTTAGAGCGGGCGAGTCCTTGCCTTAGCGGCCGGGGGTTTGAATCTGACCCGTGGTCATTGGAGTCATCCCCCTTCTCAATCTTAAACTATGCTATCTCCACTTTTACCAACTACAACATGAAAatgaattatgaattataaaacaataatatactgtatattatatggAAGTCGGCCATTCTGcaaaataagtacttttacttttggtactttaagtgtatgttgatgctaatacttttgtgttttcacaatttgaatgcaggacttttacttgtaacagagtatttctgcATCGTGGTATTATCACTTTCACTTGAGTAAAGGAGCTACGCATTTCTTCCATCACTGCAAACACAGCTAATGATCTAGCCATTAGCAGAagatataacaaatataaatggATCAACAATAGCTACTACTTAAAGTAGCTATTGTCGCACAAAATGGCTCCACATTTGTGCGTCTTAAAATGGATTatcaatgtcacacacacacacacacacacacacacacacacacacacacacacacacacacacacacacacacacacacacacacacacacacacacacacacacacacacacacacacacacacacacacacacacacacacacacacttttatgtCTGCTCTGTATTCACTATTCTGCTTTGCAGCCTCGATCCATTTTACAGccagagaagtgtgtgtgtgctcactgtGGTTTGTGACACTGGgttgctgctggaggaggagggcgaAGCAGACACAGCAGGCGCAGCAGAcacagcaggcgcagcaggcgcagcaggcgcagcagacacagcagacacagcagTCGCAGAAGAAATAGACGAATCCTCCTGCATCATTCCTCTTCTGTCCAGGACGCTGGAGAGCGAGACAAGGCGATCAGTCACTGAGTCCTGCTCATTATTCGCAGGGGTGAGTTGTAGGACAGGGACAAATCTAAAAGTCTAATCTATCACAGACACGGTTACAGAGCTTATTGATAACAGTTAGAAGACACCATGATAATAGATTCAACAAAAAAAGGTGTCAGATTCGGTCTTAATCTGACAGTTACCTCGGGTACGTCGGCCCACAGAGCACCTCGAAGCAGTTTTTGAGGATGTTCTTGTGGCTGTACGGGTTCTGGACTCTGTTCTTTCCCGACCAGGATCCTTTAAtctgagcaaaaacaaaatgtacacacagCACTGTAGAGCAAACTCTTCCCAAACCACATCCCTGATTTTCCCTGTGCTTATATCTTATTCAAAAGCATAGTTCCTTTTTTAGATGTTACTCCCACAGGCTTGGCTTTGACCTACTAAAAAGGATCTTTAATGATTCCTGGTTTAACGGGAACTCTATGTGCCAACGGCTGCGAACGAGCACAGCATGATTACAACCACTTTAATAATTCATTGAAGAATCTGAGATTTAATACAAAGGATTTCCCCAGAAGTAATAAAGTCCTTTCACactctactgtatatatgctcTCAGACATGTGCATTACATGGCAGCTACTCAGAGCTGAAAATACACGCCCATATCTTCTGCACGTTATTAGGATTATAGAGAAAACAATGTAatctacatgtttacagataATATTCTCCTAAAACGACATTATAATAGAACATCAATCAACGATAAGACAGTAAAGCTTATCATTActaaaaatgcaaacacatttcaatttcCAACATTATTGCTTTCTATTACTTTTGGGTATTTTATTGCTCTTTACTCCGTACTGTGGTAATTATCTGATTTTATGTTATTGCAGGTCTgacatgttttggttttttccatgcaaagcactttgtaacttttgaAGTGCTGtattaataaagtttattattattattattaaaaacccAACTGCTCTTTGTAGTAAAGATTCAAATACAATTATCATTGCTATGAAGGAAACAAAGGGGACTTTAAGCAGGGTTactttttaaatcataattGATCAATTTAAGTGTAACTAAAAATACAGGTTAGATAATATTTGTATCAACTCAAAAgacatgcagaagaagaaacggtATATTGATTAATTGACATATATAATTGCCCTTTAAACTAAACAAAGTTTGGAGTTTGTACTAAATGACCCTCCAgcgagtcaaagaaaacagctttgtTTTTTGCAGTAGATATAGGTCAACAGTCTGCCCATGAGGTACTTCAGCCTATGTGtactatctctgtgtgtgtgtgtgtgtgtgtgtgtgtgtgtgtgtgtgtgtgtgtgtgtgtgtgtgtgtgtgtgtgtgtgagacacagctGACAGAGCATGTGTCATCCTATGGGAGAGACCAGAGCAGCTACAGCACTCAAGGTGCCTTCTCTTGTTCGCCCTTATTCCaacatctccctccctcctccctcctccctcctccctcctccctccctcctccctcctccctctcccctcctccctcccacgGCAGTATTTCTGGCAGAGTGCCCGGCCCCTGCAGGTATCGATGAATCTATTATTAGGCCAATAACAGATATCGAAGCGGCCGGGCTGACAGCCATTGTTTCAACTCCTGGAGCAACATTACACTGTGCTGTAGGTGCTCATTGCAGAGCTTCATTActgattaaatgaaaaaaatgaggCCAGCTTTCctgcaggaaagaaaaaggggaaTTGTAAATTAATCATTACAACAAAGTACGAGTGCACTTTCTTGCTTTCAGCCATCTAGAACCTCCCACCACCATCGCGGCTGCCGCTCTCTGCTTCTCGTCAGAGCGTCTGCATCCCCTAACAAAGCCTCCGATAACATAAACGCACTGTTAACTAGCGTACACAACATAAATGACTCCCTCTGTGGATTCATCCACCTGCATCATCAACACTCTGACTGGCTGAATATGCACATTTGTGTGGTGACTCAATGGTATTCAAGcaatcaatacttttattcCTTATTTAGCCTCACAAGCGTCTTTGAAATGTCGCTAGCGTCAGAAACCAGCTGGtccgttttgtttttattgacacTAGCAGCTCTTAGTGCGTATTTTTAGATCATTTGACGACGTCGGCTCGGTGAGCAGAGGAGTCCAAGCATCCACCAGCCAATTTGTCATATGGCTCAGACTCAGAGCAGAATAAAAGTGTTCCTGCTGTATTTCACACATTTGGTGTCAGTGTGGTAGAGCTCGATGAAAATAGAACATATTGAATTCTaaatacagagaaaaacattgttttttcacgCACTGGTCAATTTTAAGAGTTTGGGTTAATTTGCTTCCATAACACGAGAGAAAATATTGGAAACACAGAtttaggtgttttttttttttactgactttgtctatttgcgtctgtagatttctcctaaattcaccaaaagatAGCATTAACACAAGTAATACCAAAAACAATTGTGAAATGAAAGTAATCATCTTGGGATTGttaccctgttcacctgtagagcCTGTAGAGCCTTGCAAAATGTAAGTCACTTTACAAATACATATCTTTTAAGTGCGTTTTCTCAAAATAAGTTTTTTCTCATATCGCGAGGCAGAAATCTCCGCTTCAGTAGCACTGACGTACACCAAACGTTCattctatattctgaagctcaTCACTGATGGGGTTTGTTCATACATCATTCATAGCCGGGTTTATAGAACATTTAATTTCTAAAAACATGGCAAATGTTATtatagaattattttttatggcCGTTGACAGTATTTACTGCTTTATCCAATAAGGTATGtaaatgagcacatatttaaaGATAATGCCTAACCCTAaactttagaaaacaaaaagaaataattcTCTTTATGCAAGTAATCGACTTGGGAAGTGTCATGTGAGAAcatgtttaccctattcacctgcagtgtctcaCCTTGAATAAAAAAGCGTGcagtatttctttgttttagctaGATAAATAGACTTGAGATCTTGTTTGCACAATCTATGCTTTCTTTCAACGCTTTATGTATTTGCTTTAGGAAGTTTACAATAGCAGCCTTGTTTAACGAGCTACAGTTTTACCAGCGCTCTGTCCCTCCGTGCTGAACGAGGCCGAGTTGTTGTCAAGGAAACAGCTCCGCAGTCTTAGAACTTGTAGTGTTTACGCCTCTGTGATGCACGTTTGTCTTTCCAGCCATGTGAAGCCTGTACTCTTTGTATCTCATCTGTAAAGAATCCTAGCAGTGCGGTAGGACTTTGCTCTAACATGACATTTATGGTACATTTCCAAGTGGTTCCAGTTTAAATTGTTAGGAGAGGTGAACATAATGGTGGCGGGTCAGATGAGCACCGACCAGCATTGCCAAAAGCTGCCTGAATATTTGGGTCTCAGTTCCCCCCCATTAACACTCGGCCACTTCCTGCTTCTTGGGTGAATGACAGAGCTATTACACACTAaaacctttaaataaataaaataacaacgtTTCCATAAAGACAGTGTGAAGCAAACTAGATGCCCTCGTGAAAACAGTCGTAGATGTGACAGTGAGACGTATGATGCACTTACATCCTCATTGGTGGTCTGGTTGAGAGAGATCAGGTAGGTGTGGAAGCCGGTCAGTCCCACCACCGACCACAGGGTGAAGAAACACACCAACACCTCCAGCACAGTGGACTCCAGTTAAGAAAAAAGCAACAGATGTTTTCTGCCTGACTGAGTTGGTTGACTTTTTAAAGTTTCCAGCTTATTTGTTATAAATCAAAAGTCTTGTAAAAAGGGGTCTTGAATACGGACTTGATGGCTACATCGTACTAAAAAACAACTGAGGCGGTCCTTTCATTGCAGTGTAGAGCGAGTTAGTCCTAGTAATGTGAGTGTTACGAGTATGATAAGGAACATTTTAGGATCACTTATTTCGTTCTTACATAACCCCGTTTAGCTGCTTAGCTTACATAACGGCTCATATtgtcaaactgtttattttctctttcagtgTTAGAAGAGAAAAGGTTCTTAGGATGAAGACTAATCTGTTTATGATGTAGTGCTAGATCAGGTAACGTTGGCCAGGGTTGCTAAATTTCTCCAAATACACtaagagcaggacagagactaTCGTCAGCCCAAACTCTTACAGCGTTCAAAACCGGCTTCCACACTCGGCTACTACTGTCGCTATTTACTAATTAGCTGGACATGATAAAAGCTGCAGCTCATGTAAGAGCAGATACACATGTTGTCTAATCCATTCTTTACACTTTGGCTTTTGGAAAAGGCCACAAAAGCAAATATTAAGAAATCCAAGCTTGACAGGCGTGCCGTGCCTCGTTACAGATGTTAAGCTATTATTTGGAAATCACTTAACAGGGAGAGGTTTAGGGAATGGCCACAGTCATCAAACGTATATTGATGTTTATCCAATTTTCTATTCCAGGCAATCTGACAAACATTTCCCACAGCAGCTTTTCTGCAGTGTATAATGTGGCCAGAGCTTAAAAGGATATGTTCCAGGTGTTTCCTTCAAAGTGTTCAAAAAGCCATTATCCACCGAACCTGTGAACAGAGCAACAAGGAGAGAAGTTCAAATAAGactttataaaaataatctGACTGcttcctttttcattttgttctctACTGAAAAGCACAATTACTCCAGTATTAAGATAACAGGCCTAGAGCTATTTATCCGGACTGGAAACACATTGATTTCCTCGCCTCTCTGTCTTCTTGCCGTCTGCGTTGGGTAGAACAAGGAAGCAGGAAGATGAGGATGAAAGAGGAATCATGTCAAGTTGTCAGTTGCAGTAACGTGTCGTGTCACACTGCAGTACAAAGCCTGGTCTGAATCACGTCCTATTTTCAGCACATATGCATGAGTTTGCATAAACTGTAGAAGCTGCTAGCGAAGCTTGCGTCACAGGTTCTTCCTCTTTTGCTACATTCTCATGTATTAATCTCCTACATATGTGCTCTTTATGATTGCACAAACAGGATACTTACGCATCACCACGTGGACGATGTCAAAGGTGAAGATATAAATGGTGAGCAGGGAGAGCGACAGGGTGAACATGTAGAAGTATCTGTAGTTCCTCTTGCCCACACAGTTGCCTACCCATGGACAGTGGTGATCAAAACggtctgcaaaaaaaaagagaaaaaggtcTCCGTATAAATAGGTAAATTGTACAGGAGGCTGCACACACAACTTTCTTAGAGAAAAGACACTTTTGGAAATCAAACAAGTGTTAAAAATACTCCAGTATTTCAGTCAAAGAGGGCTTTGTGCGTCTAAATATAGTGAGCACTGCAGATGCAGATGAAACCAGGGCAGTGTCAAACAGACAAATGGATGGAGTTTTAAACAATATGCAGTAAACATtgaggcaaaaacacaagatgtgAAGCGGCTCGTAGATATAAggccaaaaataaaatattttttacctTATAATAACAGCTTCAAAATCATTTGAATGCAACATTGACTAATTGTAACACAACGGGATCATATTTCTCTTTGATGACATACAGAGTGTCCTGATGCTTTACTTGTCTATAAAGTAACATCATATGCTAACGGCTGCTAACAGTAACTGCCGTTAGCCAATTAGCTGGTAGCTCAGTTAGCCGTGCTGGCAGGACTGGGAGCTCAGAGCACCGTTGTCGTTAACACCACTATCTCTGGAGCTTTGGGGAGGATGTTTTCAGGCCTGGGGGAGGGGGAAATGCTGGCTGGAGCCAGGTTAGAAATATCAGCTGGATTGCCATGTCTTGTTACATTTGCTTGATGTTTGGCTGTGTTAGTTGTTAACTCACTAGAgcttagcatttagctcaaagtacaGCCTCAAAGAGCttctagcatggctgtagactctttgtCTTGTTATACATAGTCCCCCCCACATTCTTTATTGTATATAGTGCTAAAATCAGATGTGTGGTGCAAATCAGAGGTCTGGAGCCAGACAAGCACTTTACCCCCATAGTTATTGTTTTATCTTCATTCCAGTGTGCTGGAGCTAAAATACTAGAGGAAGCATTATAAACAAATATAGTTGATAAAGcagtttggttgttttttttattaagctgCATATTCTGTGAGACTTTAACCGCTATAAACAATGTAAGGCTGAGGTAGAAAAGATATGACTGCAGTAAAAGAGGGACTGAGGCATGCTGCTGTGTCATACTGtaactaagtgtgtgtgtgtgtgtgtgtgtgtgtgtgtgtgtgtgtgtgtgtgtgtgtgtgtgtgttctacagCAGGTGGACACAGATGAACTAGTGTTCACAATGACTGAGCGCTTATTCCCCTCACTGAGCCTCCACTGTCTCCTGTGAGTCTACACTCCTTTAGAcgcattccacacacacacacacacacacacacacacttagtgtATTATGAAACGTCTGATACACAATATGCTGTATCACGTCAGGAAGCTATTTTTCCCCACAAAACATTTCTCACCTTTCTATTTCTgacaaactgaaataaacaGATTTCAATGAGCCGTCTCTTCACTTTTTAAAGCCTTTGAAGATCAGAGGACTTTTCTTTCTTACCGACGCAGTTGTCACAGATGCTGCAGTGAGATGCTCGAGGTGGTCGGAAGATCTTGCAGGTGTAGCAGTACTTGAGCTTTACGATCTGGTTGTTGATCTGAACATTGCGGATTCGAGGTGGGGGGCGCTGCCCTGCGGGGACGTTCCCATTGGCAGCCtctgttgaaataaaaaaaacattcattagtAGGTGTTGCCAATCTTGCTCACACAAtgaactagaatggcactctgGGAGCGCAGACCTACTCCCCCAGAGCCAATTAACATGCTCCTCAGATGGTCCCAGTGGGAAGTCATTCTTTCaactttggtgtgttcatgagctttaagtcgtactgtggaaacaacatggaggcTACAAAGAAGATGCGTTGCATTTTTctctcagagcgtttaaacaacacgatATCTTCCAGAGTTGTCGTCCCGACTTGAGGGAACATAACATTTGATTTGCAGAAATGTTCAGATTaatccgacaccacatgaatgcagcactaaTGCCCTATTTTGCAATGCtaatgaaagtaaaacataatttgtgtatccgtgATTCGATCAGCTCCAAAATGTTATAGGTTCTTCCCtagcccatgctacacccttccaacTAGATTTTGCAGATTCTACCTTGGGAGAGGTAACAATTattataaagatatttttatttaatcataatCTAATACAACAAAACCAGAAACGATGTCCAATGTCAAATTAACACCCTATGACTAAGTCTTAAACAGGCAGTGAAAAATGTGGGATTCATTGACGAGGACAAGAAAGAAATAGGACGTAAATCTTGACAGCTGAACCTTGAGGGTGTCACAGAATGACAGAATTGGCTCGATACAGTATTGATGATGCTGGTGGATTTCTGTGTAATCACTGTTGAGCTGTTAATATTGTCCTGCTGTTTGGGCTTCAACTAAAACCTTCCTAACACTGAAATATCTTTTAGGTGAGCAATTCAGATCTTTCTGATCATGAAGCGCTGCAAGAGCCGAGAGCGTAGAGAGGCTGGCTACTGACCAGAGGGCTGCTGGCTGGAGTCTCTCTGGAGAGAAATCTACCGTGAACATGCTGCACGGGGAAGCTGTGAATGTGGAGGTAATGGAAAAGAGCCACTAAGAATGCTCATTTGACTTCCTGGGGAATAATTAAGATAAGGAATGTGGCATTTGTGGAAATGATCTGGACTGGAGAAAGACTACAGCATATTGTGCATCAGACATCTCATAATACTCCAACTAGAGATGGCTCCGggtataaacaaatataatttgtaAAGcagtttggttgtttttttattaggCTGCATATTCTGTGAGAGACTTTAACCGCTATAAACAATGTAAGGCTGAGGTAGAAAAAGATATGACCGCAGTAAAAGAGGGACTGAGGCATGCTGCTGtgtcatactgtgtgtgtgtgtgtgtgtgtgtgtgtgtgtgtgtgtgtgtgtgtgtgtgtgtgtagagatgaACATAAACTAAAAAGGTGCACTTTTATCATTTGTATAAATCCCTAAATGATTTCTCTgttctgtaaaacaaaatagtttCTGCATAAATACATCATTTACAAGCTTGTATATCAAACCATCCATAACACATCTACGGACATAAAGATGGTGAAAATGACTTTATCCGACAGCACAAACTGCTCTGCATTATGAATCTACTCAATGTAGGATTAGTGGCTTTCAGGATAAACCAGCGGagaataaacaaatgagtcatcactaacggggggggggggtgatgccACTCCCTCGGGTAGCAAAGCTCTGTCTGCTAGTGGTATTATATATTCCAAGAGGATGTCTCTCCTCCTATTACCATTCTCCCTCGAGACTTATGGCTAACAGGCTGAGGGGACAGAGCATCGAGGCAGCGGCGGCTTCATCAACATGCCTGCCTCAGCCTCACAATGAGATCCATACCTGCCTTCTCGACTGGCTGTTATCTGTTAGCGCACCCACACTCATAACCGCTAACAGCCACCATAACGCATtagaaaacatactgtataagaGATACAAGTGTAGGATGGAAGTTGTTAAGCTAAGTGCTTCATTGCATTAGTGCAAAGTCTGGATATTAAGTGATGAAGGACTTTCTGAGATGTGTTGGTGGAATGTACGACATGTTACCAAAAAACCATTAGGTGACTGCACTTGCATAGTGAAGTGCAGCTT
Encoded proteins:
- the zdhhc9 gene encoding palmitoyltransferase ZDHHC9 produces the protein MSAVMITRKVRKWEKLPGKNTFCCDGRVMMARQKGVFYLTLFLIVGTCALFFAFECPYLAVHLSPAIPVFAAVLFLFVIAMLLRTSFSDPGVLLRARPEEATFIEMEIEAANGNVPAGQRPPPRIRNVQINNQIVKLKYCYTCKIFRPPRASHCSICDNCVDRFDHHCPWVGNCVGKRNYRYFYMFTLSLSLLTIYIFTFDIVHVVMRSVDNGFLNTLKETPGTVLEVLVCFFTLWSVVGLTGFHTYLISLNQTTNEDIKGSWSGKNRVQNPYSHKNILKNCFEVLCGPTYPSVLDRRGMMQEDSSISSATAVSAVSAAPAAPAAPAVSAAPAVSASPSSSSSNPVSQTTKITAPLILNMHTPDDAKPSIAASAEKRTSPKEETPKVLPEADAEASVAKDKAH